In Tenebrio molitor chromosome 6, icTenMoli1.1, whole genome shotgun sequence, one genomic interval encodes:
- the LOC138133748 gene encoding gephyrin-like, which produces MNPAPTCCILTVSDTCFAKLKQDSAGRELEKAVNTALPKFRIAHKEIVPDDRQKIIDQLNKWVGEQCNLILTTGGTGFSPRDVTPEATKAVIEREAPGVIHEMISRSLEITPMGMLSRAVCGIAGKTLIINLPGSETGAVECFSFVQTCIPHAIALITDDLDMVKKDHKKIKKRVRFIDGCEPSSVVVNQVAERPRESPYPMLEVEEAVDLIMKESTVSVETVRLAIEDSLHRVLAEDVLSHDDIPPFDASTKDGYAVRASDGDGPRKIRNVAAAGDAPNLLPLQEGEAVRIGTGAPIPTGANAVVQVEDTTVLKKDAGDEIEISINKKPVNGQDIRRLGSDVSKNTTIFLEGERLKAAHIGVLAAVGKSTVTIYKPASVGVFTTGNELREHYEDLQPGQIRDSNRLALINLLKEYHYDCDDYGIIKDEPNIIKRAIATALTLNDILITTGGVSMGEFDFIKRVLIEDFNATIHFGRVNMKPGKPTTFATLEYEGAKKIVFGLPGNPVSASVTCLLFVIPLLRHLEGENEWQFPVIPYVVSTHKSSCSDPRPEYVRAIVSYVDGKIVATPNGGQVSSRLNSLVGANGLMLLPGSMIPTKEYLSHIIIIGDIKAR; this is translated from the exons ATGAACCCGGCCCCAACTTGCTGTATTCTGACAG TAAGCGATACCTGTTTTGCAAAGTTGAAACAGGATTCGGCTGGACGAGAATTGGAAAAAGCAGTCAACACGGCTCTCCCCAAGTTCCGCATCGCCCACAAAGAAATAGTCCCGGACGATCGGCAGAAAATAATCGATCAACTCAACAAGTGGGTGGGCGAACAATGTAACCTCATTTTAACAACGGGAGGAACTGGATTCTCACCGAGAGATGTGACTCCGGAAGCTACAAAAGCCGTGATCGAACGGGAGGCTCCAGGAGTGATCCACGAGATGATCTCCAGGAGTCTGGAAATCACTCCGATGGGAATGCTTTCGAGGGCGGTTTGCGGAATCGCCGGCAAGACCCTCATTATCAATCTGCCGGGAAGCGAAACAGGAGCTGTCGAATGTTTTTCCTTCGTACAAACTTGCATCCCTCACGCGATCGCCTTGATCACCGACGATCTAGATATGGTGAAAaaggatcacaaaaaaattaagaagagGGTGAGGTTTATTGACGGTTGCGAGCCCAGCAGC GTTGTTGTGAATCAAGTAGCGGAAAGGCCACGCGAATCTCCTTATCCTATGTTAGAAGTAGAGGAAGCGGTTGATTTGATCATGAAGGAGTCTACAGTTTCTGTCGAAACAGTACGCCTGGCCATTGAAGATTCACTCCACAGGGTCTTAGCTGAGGATGTATTGTCACACGATGACATCCCTCCTTTTGATGCGTCCACGAAGGACGGATACGCGGTCAGAGCGAGCGACGGTGATGGACCGCGAAAGATCAGAAATGTTGCAGCAGCTGGAGATGCG CCTAACTTGTTACCTTTGCAAGAGGGCGAAGCTGTAAGGATCGGAACGGGAGCCCCGATTCCTACAGGCGCTAATGCGGTCGTCCAAGTCGAAGATACAACGGTTCTAAAAAAGGATGCAGGTGATGAGATTGAAATTTCTATTAACAAGAAACCGGTCAACGGACAAGATATAAG acGATTGGGAAGTGATGTGTCCAAAAATACAACGATTTTTCTAGAGGGAGAGCGGTTAAAGGCCGCACATATCGGAGTTTTGGCAGCTGTCGGAAAGTCAACAGTTACAATTTACaa ACCGGCTTCAGTTGGAGTTTTCACAACGGGGAACGAATTGAGAGAGCATTATGAAGACTTACAACCCGGCCAAATCCGTGACAGTAACAGATTGGCTCTAATTAATCTCCTAAAGGAATATCATTACGATTGCGACGATTACGGCATAATCAAAGACGA ACCAAACATCATCAAGAGAGCCATTGCGACAGCTCTGACACTTAACGACATCCTCATCACAACAGGGGGAGTGTCAATGGGAgagtttgatttcattaagCGAGTACTAATTGAAGACTTCAATGCAACCATTCATTTCGGACGGGTCAATATGAAACCTGG CAAACCGACAACTTTCGCCACCCTCGAATACGAAggagcaaaaaaaattgttttcggaTTACCTGGGAACCCGGTATCTGCAAGCGTGACGTGTTTGTTGTTTGTAATTCCGTTGTTGCGTCATTTGGAGGGCGAGAATGAGTGGCAGTTTCCAGTGATCCCCTATGTCGTG TCGACTCACAAGTCGAGTTGCTCGGACCCTAGACCAGAGTACGTAAGGGCCATTGTGAGCTACGTCGACGGGAAAATCGTCGCTACACCTAATGGGGGACAAGTGAGCAGTCGATTGAACAGTTTGGTGGGGGCCAATGGGTTGATGTTGCTGCCTGGCTCCATGATCCCCACAAAAGAGTATCTCTCGCACATCATAATTATCGGAGATATTAAAGCTCGTTAG